TGCAACAGGCAATCCTGCCGTCCGCGCTCTGGCGTGCCAGGCGTATGGGTCAAAGCCCCGTGTTTGTCGGACAGATAGGTCAGGATAGCGGCGGAATCCGTCAACACCGTATCACCGTCCCGTAGGTTGGGCACTTTGCCCGACGGGTTGACCGCCGAAGCTTCGGGGCTTCGCGGGCTTGCGGCGACATGATTGTACGGCGCGCCAATTTCTTCAAGCATCCACAAAACACGAATGGCCCGCGTGGCCCGGCTCCCGATGACGTCGTACATGATATGCTCCCGCTCTGACCTCAAGCTGCACGTTCCGGTGATTGGCAAAAATTGGCAAGAGCAAAGGCAGAGATACTGACAGATCGTGTCAGACATTTAAGATAGAGCTTAAGCACAACAGCTCATGAGAGGGAAAACGACATGCCATGCACCGGACGCTGCCTATGCGGCGCAGTTGAACTCGAACTGAAAGACACGCCCATGACCACCGGCGCCTGCCATTGCTCCATGTGTCGAAAATGGTCCGGCGGTGTCTTCATGGGTCTGCATGTCAAACCAGGCGAGGCCACAATCAAAGGCGAGGGAAATATCACCGCATACACCTCTTCAGAATGGGCAGAGCGCTGTTTCTGCAAAACGTGCGGCACCAACCTGTTTTATCGGGTCACCGCCGATGGCCCCATGAATGGCGAGTTGCATATTGGTCTCGGCGTTCTCGACAACTCTAACGGCATCATTATGACCGAGGAGATTTTCATCGATGAAAAGCCCGACAGTTATGCCTTTGCAGGTGAGACCAGGAAAATGACCGGGGCCGAGGTGTTCGCCATGTTTACCCCACCGGAATGACAGCTAACGTCGCGCCAGATTAGCGAGCCGGACAAGCGCCCGTTCTACGAGCGCCATATCCGGCGCGGTCTGCCCCGCCGAACGCAACCGAAGGTCTGTGTCTGTCAAAAGCCCCAGCGCATCCTCCAGCTTGGCCGCGCCCCAGTTTGATGCTTGCCGCTGCATGCGGTCCCGGCGCGGCCCGAACACAGGCGGGCGCACTTTGGAAATCCCCTGCGACGGGCCACCCGGATCAGACGCCGCGGCATAAAGCGTTCGGAAATGCCGTATCGTCGCCATGCAAAGCCCCACGGGCTGCACCCCCTGCGCGCGCAGACGCTTCATGACGGGTGCAATCTCGCCAGAACGCGCCTCTGCCACGATGTGGATCACATCATCCAGATCCGCCTCGGTCGAGGCTGGCGCGCAGGCCATGATGTCCTCGGACGACACAGGTCCTGTATCGCTCAGCTTGTAGAGCGCCAGCTTTTCTACTGTCTGCCGAAAATCCCCGGGATCAAGCTCTT
This DNA window, taken from Roseovarius sp. S88, encodes the following:
- a CDS encoding GFA family protein — translated: MTTGACHCSMCRKWSGGVFMGLHVKPGEATIKGEGNITAYTSSEWAERCFCKTCGTNLFYRVTADGPMNGELHIGLGVLDNSNGIIMTEEIFIDEKPDSYAFAGETRKMTGAEVFAMFTPPE